Below is a window of Gossypium hirsutum isolate 1008001.06 chromosome A12, Gossypium_hirsutum_v2.1, whole genome shotgun sequence DNA.
TTAAGAGTTGATAACATTTTTGGAACACAGTGCATCATTGATGTTAGATCCATGACATTGAACCTTTTTTTGTCCTTAATAATCAGATATGACCTAAGGGCTTATTATATCATGAACCTGATTGATATGAAATGCTATGCTTCTTTTTTTCAGAAGGAGCGAGAGCAGGGGTTGTACAGGGATCAAACTCGAGACTGATATTATGGCATCAACTTAAGTTGACAAAATGCTATGCTATGTTTCAATGGTAGAATTCAATCTCGAATTTGCTAATTCACTTTGACCACAATAATGACAGCAACTGTTGCAATGATACAACGATATTTCTTAAACAGAATGTACTCTTTCTCCTATATATATCTTCcaatttcaatctcatttttACCTAAAACCAGGTTCGAACTTCAAATGACTAATCCAAAATTGCTATAAAATGAAAGACTCAAGAACAATATGTGCGTTAATTTCTGGACATACCTGAAGTTTCAAGAACAATTCCTTCAAGAAATAATGAGCTCACCAAGGCTCAATCAAGCCAGTAGCCAGTAGAAAAGCAATCTCATTTCTTCTCGGCTCAGAAATGCAGGTTCCTCGACCGGCGACCGCCCTATAATCTGACgcctctctctcttttttccctTCTTCATGGGCTGCCGCTTACGCTTGACTTGCGGGAGGGTGAGGATGAAGAATAGCAAGAGCTCAGCCCTGTGCGTCGGGCTCCTCGACGGTAGGTTTCTGAGTTTTGATCGAAATTTAGGGTTTTCCGGGAGGCGAAGCGGCGATGATCGGGCTCGTCAGTGAAAGAGAGTGGATTTGTAGCGCCAATTTCAGTTTAGTTGGATAAATAGAAGACTGTTGGTTATTTCTCTTGTCTCCccaaaaatcaattatttatgtttatgtcCATCGTATTTTAATTCATTGAGTTACTGGGGCGGCCATGTAATCTTTATTGtctaaaatttaagaaatattttaatagttattgATGGAAGTAAAACCGTTTGAATTTTACTTATTGTAATTGAGGAACCGTTATTACTTAATTTTACTAATTATCAATATTCTTGTAATTTCTGTGTTccaattatattaaatttgatatttattctttaattaagtaatttgatttatctattttattaaattattagttaatTCAAATGGTTAAACATCATGAATTATCTCAATTAAAATACTCTCTTAAATTATTTCCATTCCAACCTTTCATGCTaaactgaatttttttaatattagaaaATTCTTTTACAAAAAATTCCACTACGAGATTTTAATCAAAATAGTTAACTTAAAAGTTTTAAACTAATTTaggtcaaattaaaataataaaaagttaaatcCCAATTTGAGAATAACAAAGGGAGCAGAATCTAAATTAGaccaaaaatatatatcattttaaaatCAGTTATGACAGTTTTTGTTTTCAGAGACGCACTCGTGGAGGAGAATACAACACGCGCCCTTTAGTAAACTGAGGCAGTGAGCAGTGAACGGTGAGCACCAAGTTGTCCCACTGCTGTTGTtgggtttggtttttttttttttttttcttcgagATTCCTTTCTTCTGCCCTCCTCCAcacaaaaaataagaataaaaataaatgaaattcttCCAAAGTTTTCCTCCTCCACAACAATTCCTTGcagatttgtttttgtttttgtttgtttctttgaaaaGCCAAATTCAATGCCAAAACCCTACCAATGGCTTTACGGCCCCCTCTCACTTTCTCTCCCCTTTTTACTTCCTAATAATAGATTTTCTCTTCTAACTTTGATGGACTCCGTTACTCCATGGCTCTCCTTTCTTTCTCTCGCTCTTTCACACTCCTTTCCTCGCCATTTCACTTCTTTTCTTCTCGTTCAATCCGCCGTCGCCGTTCCTTCGTTTGCTCGCTTTCTACTGCTACGGATGTACGCTCTCGTTCCGCCGTTCTCTGGTTCAAACACGACCTCCGCCTCGACGATCACCCCGCTCTCTCTGCCGCTGAAACGCACCGTTTTGTTCTCCCTCTCTATGTCTTCGATCGCCGCATTCTCTCTCGTATGTCCTTAATTCACTCTTCTTGTTCTCTGTTTGTGATTCGATTAGTAAGTACCAAATTTCTTGGAAATTTATTAAAATTCGAAGTCGCTTTTACTGTATTCAGGTTATTCTGATGATATGCTCGAGCTACTTCTCTTCGCATTGGAAGATTTGAGAAACTCTTTGAAGGAACAAGGCTCCAATTTGATGATTCAATACGGCTGCGCTGAAAATGTCATTAAAGAGCTTGTAAAAGAGGTTAGTTTCTCTTAcattttttcttttgtaaaaaagaaagaaaaaaagaagcagCAAATTTCGgactctttctctctctctctctctatatataaatTGAAGCAGAAGGTATGAACAGGTGAAAGCTACGGATGTTTTTATCGAAGAAGAGGTAGAGTATGAAATGCGTCAGCTGATTGGAGTTGTCAAGAAGACATTGGAAACGTCTTCGTCTTTAGATTGGAATCTGGACATTGTCATGTGGAGAACTCCATTCTATGATGTTAAGGTGGCCAggttttttattctattttcactTGAATTTTTCTTGCATAACTCTAAAGATGATTCCCCCCCCCCAACGTTTTCATTGTATACTTATAATGTGCTGTACAGAATCTGAAGGAGCTGCCTGCATCATATAATGACTTTAAAAAACAGAAGTTACTACCCACTTCGCCTCTTCTTCCTGCAACATTACCTGTTGTAGAGACGGAGTTAGACTGGGGTAAGTTTCTGATTGTAATACTAAATGCTATTAATACTTATATTTGTCCTCAGTTTGGcctcttttaaatgttttaatgcaTTAGTGATAATTTGCAAAGGTTATTGATTTATATGGGACTGTGATTATGGCTACTGAACCTAATAATTGAAATATGAATCAGGTCCTCTTCCTACTTTTAGCGATCTTAAGGAATTTATCAAAGAGAAACTAGGAAAACCGGAAGAGAGTTGGAATTTGATGAAAGAGATGCCAGCTGAAGTCTTATTGAAGGAGAATTTGTCAAAATCATCTGAAACCATACCAAAAAGTTTGAATGACAAAAGCATTGAGCAAAGGAGACGTGATAAGTCTGTTTTTGTTACACGGAAAGGTGATATTGTGGGTGGTGGAACAAACACTCTGCTGAATGCACTGGCTGCATATCTGAGATACTTGGAAGGAACAGCACGAGATGACTGGCAagagtatgtgatgaatttacaCCATCTAATACATTTTACTTGTGTCTTAAGATATTTTTAAGGATATAGGTTTAATTGTGTTTGAGCTGTTGAGTGGTTTCAGGTATGGGGAACAAATTTGTACATGtgatttcttaattcctagtttATTCTCTCAGTTTGTGTTTTATCTGTATGACATGGGAAGAATCTAATTGGAGGATGATATAGGCAAATTTATATTGCCCTTTATGTTTTAATAAGCTAAATCTCCTGTTATTAAATTTGCTGTAGAGTACATGAAAGGTTACGCAATGCTGAAACCCGTGAAGGGGCCTCTTTTACTTCCCTTTTCGGTCCTGCTCTTTGTCTTGGCATCATATCTAGAAGGAGAGTGCATTATGAAGCTATCAAATATGAGAAAGAGCGAAATGCTGGATTCTTATCTCCATTTGGATATTCTGCAGCCAGTGTTGCTGCAGCCGCTGATGCTGTGTGCTCCATGGAGGTAATTGCTGCTTTATATTGGTATTTACCTAAATGTAAATGCTCAGCTGATTATTCTTCTGAATGGTTTTGTTCTTTGTGATATCCTTTGAAATCTAATGGTAGTGCAAGGCCTTAATAAAGCATTGTAGCTGATTTTGGGTGCAGTGGTTTTGGCTTTTGGCTCTAAAAAGTCAAGTAAGTAATGAAGGACTGTACTCTATACGGATTTGGAGGTGGCGTGGACATCTAATTCAGGTTTGTCATCAACAACTGAGTCATACTTTTGACATTTAAATCTGTAATGTAGTTTACAGGATAAGGGACTTTATGCAACCTTGATGTACTCGAGTACTTTATATGTCTTGGTTATAGATCTCTGTAAATATTCCAGTATACAGTAGTTGGGCTTGAAGGTCCTGCTATTCTACTTGTGCATGGTTTTGGAGCCTTTTTGGAGCACTACCGTGACAATATAAATGCCATAGCTGAACATGGGAACCATGTTTGGGGCATCACACTGTTGGGATTTGGCCAATCAGAAAAGCCAAACATAGTGTATACTGAACTCCTATGGGCTGAAATGCTGAGAGATTTTATCATTGAAGTTGTGGGTGAGCCTGTGCATCTAGTGGGAAACTCAATTGGTGGTATGTTATCAATCCTAACCTATTTTTTACCTTTCCTAAGGTGACTACTACAATTTCTTACTCTCTAGCTGAAAATAGCTTATCAGTTTGACTCAACAATTTGTCATTCTTTTCTTTACCCATCCACATTTTCTATCTCCAGGTTATTTTGTCTCTATTGTTGCTAGCCTCTGGCCTTCTTTGGTCAAGTCTGTCATCCTTATGAACACTGCTGGCAATGTCATTCCCGAATTTTCTTCCCACCGGTTTACCAGTGTAAGTTTAGCCATATCATTTGGCAATTTATGCTTGTCTATCATGTTTATTCCCGCTCTTATGCTGTTCGGTAAAAACTGAAAATGGAGGTTAAAATACAAGTTTTGTGGTTTTGAGAAATAGCCGCAGCATGTGATATTCGGTATATAAATGTTTCAGGAGAGGCAAACCTCAGCTGCTGCAAGGCTGGGTGCTCAACTCCTTTTATTCTATTTGAGATTGAATATCAGGAACACACTTAAAAATTTCTATCCCACTGTAAGGATCTGTCCATTGCTGCTTCCTGTTTTCTTATTTTGCATATCATTTTGCACGTTGCTTGACTGAGTTCAATGGCCTTTGACTTTTGCAGAAAACCAACCGAGCTGATGATTGGCTTATTAATGAAATGCTGAGGGCAGTATCCTCACTGTTATTTGAATTTCAAGACAATGTACACACACTATTATAATATCTTCTTCCTCTGAAAAAATGAACTTAACAAACTTTAAGTCCTATGATCCTGGTGTGACAGTGGTGCTGGAAAGTATTTTCAGCTTTGACCTCTCAATCCCTTTGAATTATCTCTTGGAAGGATACGAGGAAAAGGTTCTAATTCTGCAGGTAAATTCTCTCTATTCAGTAAAAAAGAAGTTTATAATCTCTCTCCATGGGTTTGTGGTCTTTTACTTACTGTTGTTTCAATCCGTATATCTTGTTAGGGAATGAAAGATCCACTCTTAGACTCAAAGGCCAAACTAGCCATACTCAAAGAACATTGTACCGGTCTTGCAATAAGGGAATTGGACGCTGGTAATAAGCCTTTCTATCCCCAAAATAACCTCTCATGATCCTTTCTCTGTCATTCTCCCATGCTTTTACTGCTCCCCCGACTTTTAACATTTCAGGTCATTGTCCCCATGATGAGCAGCCACAAAAGGTGAATAGCATCGTCTGTGAATGGGTAGTAGCTGTTGAAAGAAAACTAACTGCAAACTCTTACTCGTAAGCACTTGGCATTCCTTCCAAAATAAGCCTCATTTTCTATTCTCAGAGCTCTGGTTCGTTAAATCCAGCTTACAAAATTGCTAAATTTGAAATTGAAGAATCTTTTATAGGCTAACATCTTACCGATTCAATTTGAAGTTAACGGTAATACGTAAATCCTTGAAGCCGATTTGATTCATTATTTTAGAATTTGTGAATTCTGATAGGCAATTTGTGATGTTTCACTATAGTGCCAGTCAGTCCATGACCATGGCAATGTCATTgccatttctttttctctttagtGATTATGATAGGATGGCATCTAAAGTTCATGTTTATAGTTCATGTCATAtgttcttttgtatttttgtgtCGTAATCATGCTTACAATATTATACACTTAGATTTCAACACGTTAACAATTCATGTTATATAAATTTCGATATGTTTGTAAATTTGTGTTCATGGTATTGATTTAGTATCGTTATGTTGTATCGTGCAATTTTATCGTGTTTAAGTGAAGTGGGCTGGGCTTATCATGTTTGGACTGAGTTTGAGTTGTGAATAGGATGAGCATTT
It encodes the following:
- the LOC107931059 gene encoding uncharacterized protein is translated as MALLSFSRSFTLLSSPFHFFSSRSIRRRRSFVCSLSTATDVRSRSAVLWFKHDLRLDDHPALSAAETHRFVLPLYVFDRRILSRYSDDMLELLLFALEDLRNSLKEQGSNLMIQYGCAENVIKELVKEVKATDVFIEEEVEYEMRQLIGVVKKTLETSSSLDWNLDIVMWRTPFYDVKNLKELPASYNDFKKQKLLPTSPLLPATLPVVETELDWGPLPTFSDLKEFIKEKLGKPEESWNLMKEMPAEVLLKENLSKSSETIPKSLNDKSIEQRRRDKSVFVTRKGDIVGGGTNTLLNALAAYLRYLEGTARDDWQEVHERLRNAETREGASFTSLFGPALCLGIISRRRVHYEAIKYEKERNAGFLSPFGYSAASVAAAADAVCSMEWFWLLALKSQVSNEGLYSIRIWRWRGHLIQYTVVGLEGPAILLVHGFGAFLEHYRDNINAIAEHGNHVWGITLLGFGQSEKPNIVYTELLWAEMLRDFIIEVVGEPVHLVGNSIGGYFVSIVASLWPSLVKSVILMNTAGNVIPEFSSHRFTSERQTSAAARLGAQLLLFYLRLNIRNTLKNFYPTKTNRADDWLINEMLRASYDPGVTVVLESIFSFDLSIPLNYLLEGYEEKVLILQGMKDPLLDSKAKLAILKEHCTGLAIRELDAGHCPHDEQPQKVNSIVCEWVVAVERKLTANSYS